aaagaaacaaagaaataaagATAGTTTGAAGTAGAGGCTGCACACCTTTTCAATCGAACAACATGATCTTTTACTGCCTGACATAGTTTAGGACTCACTGTCACAAATAATTGGCGTAAGATAGGTTTGTCATTCCCATTAGAGCTTTCTTCATGCTCTTTATCATGATTCAAACAAGGAAATGCACCACTTTTAATTCCATATGTTGCTTCAAGAGCCATATGGTGCAAGTTCTCTTTTTGACATAACTTCATGGTCAATATAGTGGTTTTGCCGGTACCAGAGCGCCCCAATATAAATGTACTTCTAGAAAAGTTAATTATCGCACGCTCTTCATCAGATACTTCAAATGGAAAATCTAATTCATCAATGTTACGATCAGAAAGCAAGTGGCTAACCACAACTGGTGATAATGAGTAGAATTTCATCAATAAAAAGCTCTCCTCAACTTTTGAATTCTCAACATAAATTCTTTCATCACAATAACAAGCTTCATTTCCAAGATTATCAATGTTCTTAAACTTGATGATATCTGTTGTTTTTTCCCAGGTCATGGGGGCCTCAATTTTCCTAGAAAAGAATCAAAACACATTCTATGAGTTAGTTAAAAACAGCTCTGGTGATATAGAATATAGCTCAAAGAACTTACCCCTCTAAACATTGCTCACTGCAGCGTTTAATAAAATCATCAGTGTAGCTTGCAAATATATTATCAAGACTCTTCGCTACTTTTGGGATATCCTCTAGAGGCAAGATGTCCCATATCTTCCAAACTTGAGTGTACCTTGATTCTTTTATGATATCCTTTGAACAAACAATAAAGAGACCTTCAACTTTGAATTGTTTTAACATATGTGATGAACTTCCACAATGTAAGTCCACTTCAATCCTTTTCGGTGTCCATCCACTAGAAAGTTTATATAAGAGTCCAATGATAGACTTCTTTTTCTGCTCGGATCGCAGTCTTTTAAATGATTTAAGGAAGTTGTCACTgaaaagaacctaaaaaattgtgGAAGGTGAGAATGAAAACTGAAGGTCAAGTAGATGGTTAGGATATCAAGAACATGAAAACTGAATGAAAACTGAACAATTAGTAAAATTACAAGATTTATAATCCGAGTACCTTCCACATGGAGTTTCTGAAAATGACACTATCTGCATTAAGCAAATCATCAAGTTGATCCAGCTCTTTCTTGGCATCCCTTATACCTTTCACTAAATCCTTGTCTTCATCCGCATTAAAGAAACATTGACGTTTTTTAGCATCAAGCACCAAAGTTTTCCATACATTTTCCTGACTTACAAGGGCCCTTTCATTTCCCAATATCCATAGACAATGCCTGTTGAGTATAAAAGCAATAGCGTTGATGCAAATATTCTTTTTGGACAAAAACAAATGCAATGGTAACAGCACATAGTATGTTTTACCTAGCCCTGGTAAGAGCAACATTAGTCCTCTGGTTATTTGAGATGAACCCAGGTGAAGTATTGCAATCAGTTCTAACGGTTGATAAGATAATAACGTCCTGTTCTCCACCCTGGAAACCATCTATTGTTTTCACCTTCACATCGAAACCTACGTGCTTATCATACTTCTGTCCAAGCATATCCTGAATTGCAACAACTTGGGCAGCATATGGAGACACTACACCTATACTGAGGTTCTGGTTTGAGTCAAACCATGCTGCGTCGTTACAGGTACAAGAATTAAGCAGGGAGTATTTTTCTATTAGATAATATGTTCACACGAATAAagcattaaataaaaatcatagtAGCTAGTTTATAGTATACATCATTTTTATCatattagaaaaaataattttaaaattaaaaaaaaacattgtattCCAGACAAAGTTCATCACATTATAAATATGATTATACTTTCAGCAAATTGTAACCATGCAGtttaaaaaactataaaaaaaatttatcttctTATTATTGTTAATACATTACTTAATGCTTTAAAtgttacctaaaatcaaatattaatcCAATCACAATCTCAAGGAATATTTTCTCTACTGAATAATATATTACTGTGCAGGCAATGAGTAATTTATAACAAGATAAATCACAACATAGGattcatatgtatatatttcacACACATACAAACCTCTAAAACAATTTCTAATTATTTTCATCACGACCGCCACTTCAACCATATTTTTCCCGTTTCGTCCAGCATCATCAAACTCTTCGGtgccaccaattatatttataaaggaGTATGGACCAAACATTTTCCCTGGGAGATATTGTTTCCTGTATTTCTTTGCAATAACATTTGGTGCATCAAGAATTTGGTTCAAATAGAAGCTTGAATTTGGAAAGGAACTAATTGCTGGATGCATCCTGTACTGTATATTGAGGAAGTGATTCGGATGACCCAATGTGCTCAGTCTCGCAAATAAACTTCTCCCAAAACCGACTTCCAAAGAAACCTTAGACATATCAAGGACGAGCATATTAGTGTTaattgtcaataaaaaaaacttaacatttGTGAAAATGTAGGTGCCGTGatactaaattaaataaataagacaTTTTTAGAATACATACACTACTTTCAACCATTGCCGGTAGCTGGCGTTCATCTCCAACAAGAATAACATGGTTTATGTCCGGAAGTAGTAGAGGTATGATGGATTCACATTCCTTCAACTGTGCAGCTTCATCAATCACTAAAATGTCTAGAGGTTCCATGGGAACAGAATGCAGCTTAAAGGAGCTGGAAGCGGTGGAAAATATTAATGAAGATGTTTGAAAACAGAACTCTCTGATTGACTCTTCTGTCACAACATCTGGAAGGTCGAGGTCACCAAGTGAAACTTTAAGGGTTCGTAATAGAGAAAGGCATTCAGTTCTGCTCTGGTGCAATGAGTATTCAGCAGCACTTACTACTACCGACTCAAAAGAACTATCTTGACTCTCTGGAGGAGAGAAAAGTTCTTCCAGTTTTTCAGAAGAAATATTATTTGCAAACAACAAAGCTTGAAATGAACCGAGAGAGTGAATAAGACAAGCCAAATCTTTCAAGTTATGTTCCATAATACAACTTCTGGATATATGAGTACATAAGATGGAAATACAGTCTCTGAGTGGCAATGCTATAGACAGAAACCTCTCTCTGACAAACTCGATGAAAGATTTGTACATCCTCACACCAGAAATGGAAGGCTTGTCAACTTTTGCCCcattaaaattattatcatcaatttgcgccttttcttttctcatctcgttctcaatgaatttatgataatcGGAAACACAAATTTCAAGAAGATCAATCATTGAACCAAAACAATATATCCAACCATTAGGTGGGGTGAAACAAAGGATCAGCTGCTTGACACGATAGTCCAAATATATCTCTTCAATTTCTGCACCAACTTTGAGCCGCACATGATTCCCAAACAATAGCATGTCTCCTAAGTTACAGAACAAAGCATCGGAATTTCCATCAAATGATTCTCTCACAATGCTCAAGACACGCGATGCCACTTCCTTAATGGCAACATTTGTTGGGGCACAAACAAGCGTTCTACAGTTCATTTTGAATAGAGCGAAAAGCAGTGTGCtcaaagtttttgtttttccaGTTCCTGGTGGACCCCAAATAAGATCCACAGTAGACTTATGATTGCAATGAATGGAAGAAAGGCAAGCACAAATTGCCTTGGTTTGCGACTCATTCAATTCAGATGACAACCTTTGATATGTTTTATCATCCTTAAGAGCATCAGTCTTCGGAGAACAGTAATCACAGCTCACCTGCGCCCCAACATACATCGGCAAAAACTAAATGTCAAAATGTCATACTTGGAAATAGTCACAGACTCGATAACAATAAATTAGAAAATGTCCTTcacaaattcataaataattaagCAATATATACAACTTCTAACGACATACTTTCTTTCAACAAATGTGTTACAAATAACTATCACAAAcaatcaacaataaatttaaaataaccaTAACTTCACTACAGTGATTATCCTATTTCATAGTAGAAATTAACACTACAAATGTTTGATGAGAACAACTCAAATCCTTAACATATAAAGATAATGTTCTTACCACATCAGTAGCACATAAAATCCTCTCAATGAGCTTCGAATCTCCACCCATATGCAGGGCGTTCCATATCCATCTATTAGGCGTTATATTCGTCAAGAATATAATAAACATAGACTTTTTCCCCATCTCATCTACGTCAATGTCTTTAGAAGCAATCACTTTAAAAGTAGACATAAGTTCAGTATCATGAAGAACACCGGCTGACAACACAAAGCTCCACGTCTTTCCTGACCTTGTTAAATCATTAACAGTTTCGGGtttaaaatcggccaaaataaAAACATCTCCAGACAATGTTTTGTTCAGCTCTTTTCCATAACCAGAAGAGGTATTTTTCCAAGTATCAGTTTTAACAACATAGTGATTTCTACCACATGAATGTGAGAGTTTCTTTTCAAGAGAAACCACTTGAGCATAAGGTGAACTAGACAAATTCTCCATAGAAGAACATAGATTTGCTCGTGTTTCTTCCAACAAAGGATACACAAATGACTTAAAATATTGCTCAAAAGATTTGAAGTATAAATCAATATAATccacctaaaaaaaatattaaaaaaaaaattattaaaatgtaATGAAACCTTGTTAAAATGCGTGTGATAGAGTAAGAGAATAAAGATGAAACCTTGTTTTTGTAAAGATCTTCATTGAAGATGTCTTGAAGAGACCATGAAAAAATGGTGTTAATGAAGTTGTGATCTTCATAGTAAgtaactttcttcttcttctttcttcttgaAGTTGAAGTTGAAGGATTCattgtgttttcttttcttcctaACAAACTTGAAAATGCATAACACACTGACACTACAAAGGGCACAGCTACAAAGGGTTCTATGAATCTTGAAAATACAAAGGTCTctcctttttgttttcttttttttttattatgaaatgATTCTGGTACACGGTAAAGATTGGACTGGGGTGTCTGtgaattttgggaaaaaaaagtaacttttcaaataaaaagatctttttgttaattttgcagtactatttttcattaaaatattattggatttattaatatatttttaatgtaaaaaagATGAAGGTAATTTGGGTTCCTTTCCTAACAAGTTTGCAGGATTGTGTTGTACTGGATTTTGTCTCATTCAAAGTTCCATCCATCCACTGACCACAGTACTCGCCACCACGCTCAAGGTGGGTGGgacttttcatttcttttcctTACCTCTTCTCCGAACAAAATGGAAAAAGCTGATTAAATGTTAATCAGTGATTATTATGGTAAACTAAGTTCTTCTAGTTTAATTAAGTTTATCTTTGACTTGAATTTTAACATGTTactagttggttcagtggtgattgacactgaattTAGTATAGAGGATCACGGATCGATCTCCCAACTGCGATCAAGTGAGGGTTGAAATTACTTGATGGCAGAACTAACcgcaaaaccaaaccaaattagaCAGTCCAGTAGATCGGATACTTTtgctaaaagaagaaaaacaaattagggagAATTTGTTCACTTTGATCTCATGAGACTCGATGGATTAGTCTCTAGGGATAGAGGATACCTGGTTTatgtaaaacaataataatcttagaattcaatttctttaaatacaaaaaatgttatttttaatacaaaatttacatttttgtttgttttcttaaGGTCAAATGTATCAAAGGTACTTTAAGTTTTGCATTTGTTATATATAagtcatttaagttttttaggtatcaaatatatcttttaagtttctaacttattgtattattattctTCAAGTTATTCTTCATTATAACAACATTGAAGTAACATATTGATACAGTAGTGAACACTGCATTTTGACTTCCAAATAACAAGAAGCAATTGTCAATGCAAGTTAACagttattttagtgtttttataaCGGCGGTTGAAGGGTAACAATAGAataaattagaaacttaaagacctatttattacctaaaaaaagttaaagatataaatttaaatgatatatttgTTATAAACGTGAAACTTAAAGGATACCTGAAAGTATTATGTCTTTTTGTAACTTGTGGCTCAAATCCTATGAAGCCCCGATACGCGACACGATATCGATACAATACGACACCGATActggaaaattttcaaaattctcgaTGCGATACGGCcgcgatacgttatttaaaaattaaatttaaaattaaatatatataaatgcacaatatacaaacataactaaaatcgataatgataaaaaattaacattcaaattactcaaattgagcaaacaagtaacaattacatatcttaagttaagtactatCCAAAAAGAGGAGTGAAATTGATAACTTAACTGGTTAATTAGTTGAACTAAGAGTTAAGGAGTTGGATATTCAgggttcaagtcctgacaaggagaaaaactaacataacaatataatatactaacaatttgcttataaaaaaaatacgtaCTACCAAAAGACATAATTGGTAACATCATAttctaacattcaatacttaaaaGAAAACACGAATTGTATCAGTCTCCTTTCCTATGTTTTAATCATCAAAGAGCATTAATTGTCCGATATTTTtccgatacacgtatcggagaagtatccgaCATGTatcggttatatttttttaaaaaaataatattaatttccgatacgtgtatcggaTAGTATCGAGCGAGTATCGGTATCGAGTACGTATCAGACACGATgctttgtcatttaaatttaaGTTTAAAATAGATTGATCCCATTAGTTTTTTAAGTTTGAAATTGATAATTAACTTTGTAAAAAATTACACTGTTACCGTTTTATTGACAGTTCATTACAAAAATGTTTATGTGATCGTTTACCAAGTAGCATGACATTGTATGCTTACGTGACCATTACAAAAATGCTTACATGGCCGTTAGCTAGGAGGATCTATGTAAACAGAATTTCATAAAATGCAGACCATTCATTGAGTATGATGAACGTTTTAAAAAGGATATTTTGGTGATACGATACCTGTGGTTGGTAATGAtccaaatgataaaaaatagtatatgtTGAAGGGTGACAACAACAAACATTTTTGTAAGGAAGGGTCATTCAacacatctattttttttatgtatatgtGATATATTTGTCCCGTGTTCGATAAACATTTatatcacaattttatttttttatttatcaatacaTTTTCCTGTATTTTTCAtataagaataaataaaaatagagtaaaattgatgaaaaataagTTTTGTTTATTTAGTGGAAagaagagtttaattgatatgcaccgacgatgtaaaatagttttacacgatcgtccaataaaaaaCTATCATCTTACACTAATGTGTCAATTTATTAAATTGCGAATTTTAAGAGTAAAATTACATAAAAGgttaaaaagaaattgaagattATTAAGATTGATGAGGACAAATTAGATAACTtggtagtaattaattttattagattatatatatatatatatataaatttgtaaaatttgtattcgttaaaacgttattgagcggtgtaacattactcaaatgttacaccggtgtaatttgatccctccccatatatatatatatatatatattttgaaggatatattatattagtagtaagtcaatggagacttactcctggagtcaacggatGCCACCTCTTTCTTAAAACAGACTTTATTTTTGACAAcgtaaaatagattttctaattaccaatttttttttttttgtcaaataacctAATTGCTAAAAAAGTTATcccttaaaatgaataaatgtgGTGCACGACAATCTCATatccctacatatataatgtcaATACCCCTACCAACTAAACTGAACTTACAAAAAATATtaccaaaatattttaaattgtatCTAACATAAGTAATTTCAACACGTcactttttaataaataaaatactcaATAAGAAATCGATCCTAGTTTAGATAAAATATTACAGTAAAGTACTATTGCAAAATTCGAACTAAATAACGAGCTAATGAATCTCCTTCTTTTTGCCATTGAACTTCCCAATCAAATTCATCGTAACACTCATAATTATCAACTTTACGTAGATCCCACTGTATTCCGGAAAACTTTTAGTCATAATTGAATGACATGTCAAGAGTTGCATCTAGCATGTTGGCAACTACAAAATTGTTCCTCACATTGTCTGTTCCTGTCAAAGTATTGATCTAACCCCAAACAACAGATGAACAAAATGTACCATGTGAATATTTCTCTTCCCCTTGGGACCTAAACATGATTGGTTATTACATATTAGGCATTCATAACCATCGATACATGGAAAAAGATAGGCTAGTGAGTCAATATAGAGGGGAAGAATATTCTGTCTTACACATTTTAATATTTCCAATTCCAGAATCCAGAAACAAGTTCTGAAGAAATAAGCAAACTAAAAAACTTTAGTTACTCCCTTCTTCCAATTATAAAATCAGAAGGCTTGCAATAGAAGGAATACAGTCTGAAAATTCTAATTCATATTAATATTGGCGATATATAGCAAGCGCAAATTTTAAGAATCACAGGCATGATCAACCCTCTAGTATCAAACTAGtttaatttaacaaaagaaactacCATTTTCTGAGCTTTTATAGACAACAAAGGTTTCACATGATTGTTCCAATCTCACCAAAGAAAGACCAAGGATAGTAGATAATACTAGTGTGTCTTACATCGGTTTGATTACACACATTGTTTGCCTACCAACGCTATCTATATAAAGAATGCTAAGCCTTTGACAAAATTACACCAACCTTGCTCGATGACAAAAGGATGCattttcatattaataataaatcttCAAAAGTTTGTTGCAAAGATTCCAAATTCAGCTAATACCATAACCAGACGGTTTGAagtgtaaaaacaaaaattactacAGCATTTGCATGTACATAAACCTGACAATTTTCATTTCTTACcctttttcttgtttttcttggaTTTGCTTTTCTTCCCCTTGGCCTTTCCATGTCCTGAATTACCTGCACCTTGAGAATTATTGGGCATTTCATCTTTTGATTCCTTCAAAATATTTTGCTCGTGTTGGTCATCATTGCCTACTTCAGCCCTGGCTTGTGATGGATCTGACTCTGACTCAACATTGGTATTTCTCTTTTGGCAGGCCAAATTCAGTTTAGACAAGATGTGCGCTACTTTTGATCGTCTAGAAAGAATTTTCTTTGAAAGTACAATTAGAGTGTTCTTCTCAATCATTGAATCACTGTATAAGAGACAACAAAAAGATTAATAAATAaagcaaaaacagaaaatcaTATAGCAATCAATGTCTTAAAGTGCTGATAAGTATTGGAGAACTACCAAAATATTGTTTACGATTAGTTATGACAAGTtacttaagtaaaaaaaaaaaattatgacaagTTACTTATATTACTTACCTCGTGTTCAATGCGGCTCGAAGCTGCTTCATTTCATCAAGCAAGCACGCCAACTCCTCCACAACATTTTTGTTTTCCATCTTAATAGGGTTTGACAATTTCAAAAGTTGAATATAATGATCCAAAACTTCCTGGAGAGAATAGAAAAAAGTGAAGGAAAGAAAATCTTGTgataaaagaatataaatattaattgttTGAAATAAGCAcattttattcggaaaaaaataaaaataaaattggctGACCTTTATCATTAAGGAATCAGGTGAGACACTGTTAAGACATGATACATCAGTTGCAGACCCGAAATTTTCCAACCAATTCCAGAAGAAGTCAGCATTCATAGATCTGTTAACTTCATCTTTTATCTGTCCATCTGATTCCTGATGTGAAACAGAAGAGCATTCATTTGGAAGGTTTGAAGAAAACTCCTTAGATGTTGAATCAGAGGCTACTGTTGTGGTTTCCTCTCCCACACTGTCAACTCTACTTGGAAATAATGTTTCTAATATGAGCTCCTTCTTTTGGCATATCGTTAAATCCACAAACACAGCATCTGAACACCCAATTTCGGGAGAATTGTCCTGAAGCTTAGCAATCACCAAGGGGTTGCCAATCACTTTAAATGCCTTAGCAAAGACTTTCAAACCCGTGCGTTTCTTTTGAAGAACATTTAAAAAGTCTAATGGAAGTTGAGAGGATACATTGCTCTTCCCCAACAAACTGCGAAGTAACGCCAAATACTTCCCACTCCCAGAGGTGAGAAGAAGCAAACACATTGAAACAATCAACCTCAGGAGAAGCGATGGAAAGTAATTCTTCACATGCAAGCTTGATTTTTCAATCCAGGTTTTGGTGCCATTTTCATCAGAAACAAACTCAAGGAGGATATTCGCAATGAAATCATAGACATCTCCCATGTCTCGCCGTTGTGAAGCAAAAAAGCCCAAATTTGTAAGGGAATCTTCATTTTGTGAAATAAGCCATTCAGTGAAAGATGACTTTGTCGCATAAATGAACCCGTTCAAGCCTGAGGTCCACAGCAATAGACGTTCAACAAGATACATAAAGCAACTAGGAGACAGATAGTCAACTTCTGTTTTCCAATTCCCACTGCAAGTATGCTGCAATGCACTATGAAGCTTACAAATGCGATTTATCTCTAAAACCACTCCATGTCCTAAACACAACCATAAGCTATGAATGAAATCTTTCCAGGGTTGGTTATCTTCAAACTTTGTCATAATTTGCCGAAACAGATCATTTTTTACATTAGATGTACCAAGAATCATAACTACCACCCTTCCGATTAGACCATAGGTCAATCTATCTTTCCGTTTAGTGTTTTCATCTTTCCGTTTGGTGTTTTCATAGATGACTTCTTTCATAATATCCTGCCAAGATTCAGTTATCCTTTGATAAACCATTTCTTTTGCCAGTGATTTCTTCCAGTCAAGGGGAACTACATGATGGGATAAACACTCAATTGTCTGTCTGTAAAATCTCTCCAATGTTCTCAAGTCACTGTGGCCATGGCTAAAACATTTGGACTTGAGAAGGAATTTTGAGACCTCATAGATATGCAATAAAGACTGTACTTGACAGAATTTGGAAAAAGCTTTATTAACTGAAAAATTGTAGAGTGCATCTAGGTTGCGCAAGACATCCATGCCAACAGAAAGTAACTCTGAACTCCAGTAAATCTGAGCAGAAGAAACTAAAGGTTGAACATCAACAGAGACTATCTTACCATTCTTCTTTAGCAATCTATCTCCTAGTTTCATCACCCAGTTAGCATCAGGGATGAGCAAAAGGTAAATCTCATTTAGATTATACATCCGCTTCTGAACACCCAAATAATTTAATGCAAACTTTACATAACTGTTGTGCTGATGAAGCTGCTCTTgagttttgaaatttgaaagggaTTCCAGCATATGAACAATGTTATCCTTCCAACATGTCCAACAATAAAACAAGGTCTCCACAGAAAATTGACTCTTCATAATCATGCCTTCAACTGAAACATCAAATATATTCTCTCGCCAGACATACTTAGAGGAGTTCAACCGAAAATGAGAGTCCAGCAGTTTCCACAAACATAGCACTTCCCCTCTTGTACTATTATGGATGCGAGAAGATTGCAAATGATTCATTATTTCAATGATGGTGTCATGCTTATTTGACAGTATCTTTGCTTCTGTAGATGCAAGCTCATAAAAGCTGCTTGACACTTCTTTTGCAAATATCAACGCTCTTCCCAAAAGCTCGGCCTTCTGTGTAAACTGCTTTAAGGGCCACGCTTTGCTTCCTCCAGACCAAAGAGATTGTGCAAGTACATAGAAAAACATAAGTTCACATGCTTCCAAGAATTCACCAGCTTTTCCTAGCAAATCAGCCTCGCGAAGAATATCACCCATCATCTTAGCAATGTTTACAGCCTCCACAAAGTTGCCCGATTCCTCTTCTAATTCAAGACGTTCATCAAGTAAGCTTAATGATTGTAAAAACTTACGCTTCAAATCCATCGAATGAAAAGCTCTAACAAATTTCATCATCGATTTGATATCTTTGCTGCTAAAATATTTATGGGCACACGTTTCCAGAAATTTTTGTTCAATTATGTAGAGATCATGACTATTAGCCCAACCAGGATCAGCACTTTCATATTGTTTCCATTGCTGAATGTAATGTAAGCCAGTGTCAAACAATCCACCTTTTGCACAAATATTCAAACAATCCGAGAAGAAACTTCCTCTAGCATACACTTGAGCTGCCATTTCGTGACAACCAGCTAAATAAAAGCAATCTCCTGCCCTTTTCAAATCGGGCTCTTCACATTTTTCCAAGTAAAGCTTCCCTGTTAGCAGAAATAAGATTAATTTTGAAGATTaaaagttcataatgcaaaaacTTGCCTAAACAGAcaatcaattaaaatgtttgtacaataaaataagtcaaatccctaaaaaatcaaatggattcatcaacaaaaaaagaacTTACATGCACTCACATAACCTGATGTCAATTAAATAGTACCAGTAACTAAAACAAAAGTTAGGTATCATTGAAAGTAGTGAATAGTTATAATTAAAGCTTTGTCGGGAATATTTAAGTCTATAACAAAAGCTATATTTAGATGAAAGGTGTAATTTTTAAACGAATATGCATAAATCTTTTGTATCTTCAAGCTCTTTAGTCATAAAAATAATCTTGGTAcagattatatattaatacagaTTATATCTTGAAGCTCTTGAGCAAAGCATGTGGCTTAATATACAACTCCTCCATAAATGATTTCAGGGATGATTATAATAAGTaataacatctaaaaaaatTCAAGCAAGTTTACTTTGACACTTTCTTGTCAGTGTAAATGAATGATCAGTGCTTTATGgtaaataaaatcatttttttaactatatgAAATAGTTCTTAAAAAGGGTAAAGTACGtaggtgcgggtacggtaccggtacccGATACGGTACGTGGTACggcatttttagaaaaactaatgtaCGTGTATGGGCATAAATTAAGGTACAGGTATGTAGCCGGTACTGGTACGTACGCAGTACTGGCACTCTCCCTCAAATGGAGTACCCGTGCATCATAGGGGTAAACTAAAGAAACAGtaacatgaaaataattttctaattATTATTCTAAATTTGAGGATTGCAAAAAACTTGGTAGATAGATTTAGATACTCTGCTATATTTACAATACTACAAAGATGCCAACATAAGCCCTCTAGCAACTTT
This portion of the Trifolium pratense cultivar HEN17-A07 linkage group LG3, ARS_RC_1.1, whole genome shotgun sequence genome encodes:
- the LOC123916414 gene encoding uncharacterized protein LOC123916414 translates to MNPSTSTSRRKKKKKVTYYEDHNFINTIFSWSLQDIFNEDLYKNKVDYIDLYFKSFEQYFKSFVYPLLEETRANLCSSMENLSSSPYAQVVSLEKKLSHSCGRNHYVVKTDTWKNTSSGYGKELNKTLSGDVFILADFKPETVNDLTRSGKTWSFVLSAGVLHDTELMSTFKVIASKDIDVDEMGKKSMFIIFLTNITPNRWIWNALHMGGDSKLIERILCATDVVSCDYCSPKTDALKDDKTYQRLSSELNESQTKAICACLSSIHCNHKSTVDLIWGPPGTGKTKTLSTLLFALFKMNCRTLVCAPTNVAIKEVASRVLSIVRESFDGNSDALFCNLGDMLLFGNHVRLKVGAEIEEIYLDYRVKQLILCFTPPNGWIYCFGSMIDLLEICVSDYHKFIENEMRKEKAQIDDNNFNGAKVDKPSISGVRMYKSFIEFVRERFLSIALPLRDCISILCTHISRSCIMEHNLKDLACLIHSLGSFQALLFANNISSEKLEELFSPPESQDSSFESVVVSAAEYSLHQSRTECLSLLRTLKVSLGDLDLPDVVTEESIREFCFQTSSLIFSTASSSFKLHSVPMEPLDILVIDEAAQLKECESIIPLLLPDINHVILVGDERQLPAMVESSVSLEVGFGRSLFARLSTLGHPNHFLNIQYRMHPAISSFPNSSFYLNQILDAPNVIAKKYRKQYLPGKMFGPYSFINIIGGTEEFDDAGRNGKNMVEVAVVMKIIRNCFRAWFDSNQNLSIGVVSPYAAQVVAIQDMLGQKYDKHVGFDVKVKTIDGFQGGEQDVIILSTVRTDCNTSPGFISNNQRTNVALTRARHCLWILGNERALVSQENVWKTLVLDAKKRQCFFNADEDKDLVKGIRDAKKELDQLDDLLNADSVIFRNSMWKVLFSDNFLKSFKRLRSEQKKKSIIGLLYKLSSGWTPKRIEVDLHCGSSSHMLKQFKVEGLFIVCSKDIIKESRYTQVWKIWDILPLEDIPKVAKSLDNIFASYTDDFIKRCSEQCLEGKIEAPMTWEKTTDIIKFKNIDNLGNEACYCDERIYVENSKVEESFLLMKFYSLSPVVVSHLLSDRNIDELDFPFEVSDEERAIINFSRSTFILGRSGTGKTTILTMKLCQKENLHHMALEATYGIKSGAFPCLNHDKEHEESSNGNDKPILRQLFVTVSPKLCQAVKDHVVRLKRSICGSNVSAESNPIEEDVNVDTSVQFKNIPDSLINLPANSYPLVITFQKFLMMLDGTLGNSYFERFGVPYVALETLMRKKEVTYDRFDSLYWPHFNSQFTKTLDPSRVFSEIMSHIKGGMQALEHDDGKLSRESYVSLSENRASSLSKQKREMIYNLYQSYEKMKMLRGDFDLADIVADLHLRLRTTRYEGDELHFVYIDEVQDLTMSQIALFKYVCPNIEEGFVFCGDTAQTIARGIDFRFQDIKSLFYNKFVLDSMKSSYNQGNEKGLVSDTFLLNQNFRTHAGVLKLSQSIIELLSRFFPHSIDSLKPETSLIYGEAPVVLECGNRENAMVTIFGNSGHVDGKVVGFGAEQVILVRDDSARKEILSYVGKQALVLTILECKGLEFQDVLLYNFFGASALKSRWRVIYEYMNEQDMLEPAESKSCPSFNDSKHNILCSELKQLYVAITRTRQRFWICENTEEYCRPMFDYWKRKCLVQFKELDDSLARAMKVASSPEEWKSRGKKLYYQNNYEMATMCFERAGDSYWEKKSKAAGLRETAHRLHDLNPEDANAVLREAAEIFESIGMAESAAQCFSDLGDYERAGKLYLEKCEETDLKRAGDCFYLAGCHEMAAQVYARGSFFSDCLNICAKGGLFDTGLHYIQHWKQNESADPGWANSHELCSEIFLQQRY